One window of Nostoc sp. C052 genomic DNA carries:
- a CDS encoding tetratricopeptide repeat protein, giving the protein MPLNFTFALSQQQTFELRCDYGSRRLDQTELAALIDLCEQNYYAEDEDRLPYLTQLGRQLYQWLDGKEGWVRRALDEADEQTILLDLIKTSEAQGLNPETERVALGLAHLPWELLHDGAGFLLQRQNISVLPVRSVQQRQTPLIGVQNRPLRLLFMATSPEGIKPILNYEREEANILQATENQPLALIVEESGSVAELSNLVQSYPEDYFDVFHLTGHGIIYTHKDYGYLLPKGTALRDNTPCFITEDEVGNIQLTTVKNLAEAFRGRWPRVTFLSGCHTGQVSNKGTVPSMAQALVKAGAGIVLGWARPVFDRTGIVAAQALYVALATGATVEQAVKDAQQKMIEEICTDWHLLRMYRDTRPINQLVTPLITKNREKLKFAAPEQEFLDENNQIKVASRFEFVGRRRPLQRCLKALRETNNQIVGVFIAGMGGLGKSTLAARLCTRVQAQHPNFARVVLIGPLDEQGLLNKLSHKYQRFADVPALLNKPEVSLEGRLQNFFEEIEKIDQPLLLVLDDFEQNIPKPNIKDGSLRMTTDAYKILGAICAALAETGAESRLIVTCRYLKADTLPENHRLHLESLAGMSSNDIDKICFSLDKKVKQQLRTQRIIHIADGNPRLLKWLLEVIQQPGIAADELLNRLEATEQKFREDILAQALLAALEPEEQKFLARLSVFHLPVTVEIINAICPSASFLQKLISLSLVESATTYANQSANYRVTTILESLLETVLSEEEWQATRQQAVRKIHQAWWDESKQKTEVEGLEIIRLGLLAREQEIAVSIGDSIASCWANNSRFVEALELCQQILAVFQDYRILETIARAEEVLGFVQEAVTHYQQALDLCPEDKLRKKATILNKMADIITQQEEIPKVMALWEQDLEICEQIGGVKGKATTLSNMAETLAQQGDIRQAMILWEQDLEICEQIGDVKAKATILNKMVKVSFQQGDIPKAMALREQNLKIFEQIGYVKAKATILNKMVKVSFQQGDIPKAIALWEQSLEISEQIGDVKGKAATLNNMAGVIAQQGDIPKAIALWEQSLELKEQIGDVKGKATTLNNMAQVIADQRDIPRAIALWEQSLEIFEQIGDVKGKAATLNNMAQVFAQQGDIPKAIALWEQSLEIKEQIGDVKGKAATLNNMALVFADQGDIPKAIALWEQSLEIKEQIGDVKGKAATLNNMAGIFAQQGDIPRAIALWEQDLEISEQIDDVKGKAATLNNIAGVFAQQGDIPKAIALYEQSLEISEQIGDVKGKATTLNNMAQVIADQGDIPRAIALYEQSLEISEQIGDVKGKAATLNNMAGVFAQQGDIPRAIILLEEVVSTLAQISAYSDLVTVLGNLGVADESNGLVYLAQAIWLTLRIKAPLGKTIRLIRALYNRVPQGDELEAVLGATAMFFCSRRGEGHPQLEELQEDSFKIILGAASAQGIETQEAFDTWFTQQLDPEYFLPRLNQRLEEIVGDGWLFDRSQVSMGG; this is encoded by the coding sequence ATGCCCCTAAACTTCACCTTCGCCCTCAGTCAACAGCAAACTTTTGAACTGCGCTGTGATTATGGCTCACGTCGCCTAGATCAAACTGAGTTGGCAGCACTCATTGATTTGTGTGAGCAAAATTATTATGCTGAAGATGAAGATCGCCTACCATATCTCACCCAGTTGGGACGGCAACTTTATCAATGGCTGGATGGTAAAGAAGGATGGGTGAGAAGGGCGCTGGATGAGGCCGATGAGCAAACGATTCTTTTAGATTTGATTAAAACCAGCGAAGCGCAGGGGTTGAACCCAGAAACAGAAAGGGTAGCGCTGGGATTGGCACATTTACCCTGGGAATTGCTGCATGATGGTGCAGGGTTCTTACTGCAACGTCAAAATATTTCTGTCTTACCAGTGCGTTCTGTGCAGCAGCGTCAAACCCCATTAATTGGTGTGCAAAATCGCCCCTTGCGGTTGCTGTTCATGGCGACTTCTCCTGAAGGGATAAAACCAATTCTGAATTATGAGCGGGAAGAAGCGAACATTTTGCAAGCAACTGAAAATCAGCCCTTGGCGTTGATTGTTGAAGAAAGTGGCTCGGTTGCAGAGTTAAGCAATTTGGTGCAATCCTACCCAGAAGACTATTTTGATGTCTTTCACCTCACCGGACACGGGATAATTTACACCCACAAAGATTACGGCTATTTGCTGCCAAAAGGTACAGCATTACGAGACAATACACCTTGCTTCATCACTGAAGATGAAGTGGGGAATATCCAACTGACTACCGTCAAGAATTTAGCTGAAGCCTTTCGCGGCCGCTGGCCGCGTGTAACTTTTCTCTCTGGTTGTCATACGGGACAAGTTTCTAACAAGGGGACAGTACCCTCAATGGCGCAGGCATTGGTGAAAGCAGGGGCGGGTATAGTTTTAGGCTGGGCGCGTCCGGTGTTTGACCGCACGGGTATTGTAGCAGCACAGGCACTTTATGTAGCTTTAGCGACGGGAGCAACTGTTGAACAGGCTGTCAAAGATGCACAGCAGAAGATGATTGAGGAAATATGCACCGACTGGCATCTGTTGCGGATGTATCGAGATACGCGCCCCATTAACCAACTGGTGACACCACTAATCACAAAAAATCGGGAAAAGCTGAAGTTCGCAGCGCCAGAGCAAGAATTTCTCGATGAGAATAATCAAATTAAGGTTGCTAGTCGGTTTGAATTTGTCGGACGCAGGCGACCTTTGCAACGGTGTCTCAAGGCTTTGCGGGAAACCAACAACCAAATAGTCGGCGTGTTTATTGCCGGGATGGGTGGACTAGGTAAGAGTACCCTGGCGGCGCGGTTATGTACGCGGGTGCAGGCGCAGCATCCTAACTTTGCGCGAGTCGTGTTGATTGGCCCTCTGGATGAGCAAGGTTTGCTCAATAAACTTTCTCATAAATATCAGCGGTTTGCAGATGTGCCCGCACTTTTGAATAAACCAGAGGTGTCTCTAGAAGGGCGGTTGCAAAACTTTTTTGAAGAAATAGAAAAAATTGACCAACCGTTGCTGTTAGTATTGGATGATTTTGAGCAAAACATCCCCAAACCTAACATTAAAGATGGCTCACTGCGGATGACGACAGATGCTTACAAAATTTTAGGGGCGATTTGTGCAGCATTGGCAGAAACCGGGGCAGAAAGTCGGCTGATTGTCACCTGTCGCTATTTGAAAGCAGACACCTTGCCAGAAAATCATCGCCTGCACTTGGAATCTTTGGCAGGGATGAGTAGCAATGATATTGATAAAATCTGCTTTTCTTTAGATAAAAAAGTTAAGCAGCAGTTAAGAACTCAGAGGATTATTCACATTGCCGATGGTAATCCCCGGTTGCTGAAGTGGTTGTTAGAGGTGATTCAGCAACCAGGAATAGCGGCAGATGAATTACTGAATCGGCTAGAAGCGACTGAGCAGAAATTCCGCGAAGATATCTTGGCACAAGCTCTGCTGGCTGCTTTGGAACCGGAAGAACAAAAGTTTCTCGCACGGTTGAGTGTGTTTCACTTGCCCGTTACTGTTGAAATTATCAATGCCATTTGTCCCTCTGCCTCTTTTCTGCAAAAGCTTATCAGCCTGAGTCTAGTTGAGTCTGCTACCACTTACGCCAACCAATCAGCTAATTATCGGGTGACGACAATTTTAGAATCGTTGCTAGAAACAGTATTGAGTGAGGAAGAATGGCAAGCAACGCGACAGCAAGCGGTGAGGAAAATCCATCAAGCTTGGTGGGATGAATCTAAGCAAAAAACGGAAGTAGAAGGACTGGAAATTATACGTTTAGGACTACTGGCAAGAGAGCAAGAAATTGCTGTTAGCATTGGAGATAGTATTGCAAGCTGTTGGGCGAACAATTCCCGGTTTGTGGAAGCTTTAGAGTTATGTCAGCAAATCTTGGCAGTTTTTCAAGACTACCGCATCTTGGAAACAATCGCTCGTGCGGAAGAGGTTTTGGGTTTTGTGCAAGAGGCTGTTACCCATTATCAGCAAGCTTTAGACCTTTGCCCTGAAGATAAATTACGAAAAAAAGCCACTATCCTTAACAAGATGGCTGACATAATAACCCAACAAGAGGAAATCCCAAAAGTGATGGCACTGTGGGAGCAAGATTTAGAAATATGTGAGCAGATTGGGGGTGTCAAAGGTAAAGCCACTACTCTGAGCAATATGGCAGAGACATTAGCCCAACAAGGAGACATCCGACAAGCAATGATACTGTGGGAGCAAGATTTAGAAATATGTGAGCAGATTGGCGATGTCAAAGCTAAAGCCACTATCCTCAACAAGATGGTAAAGGTAAGCTTTCAACAAGGGGACATCCCAAAAGCAATGGCACTGCGGGAGCAAAACTTAAAAATATTTGAGCAGATTGGCTATGTCAAAGCTAAAGCCACTATCCTCAACAAGATGGTAAAGGTAAGCTTTCAACAAGGGGACATCCCAAAAGCGATCGCACTCTGGGAGCAATCCTTGGAAATATCTGAGCAGATTGGCGATGTCAAAGGTAAAGCCGCTACCCTCAACAACATGGCAGGGGTAATTGCCCAACAAGGGGACATCCCAAAAGCGATCGCACTTTGGGAACAATCCTTGGAACTAAAGGAACAGATTGGCGATGTCAAAGGTAAAGCCACTACTCTCAACAACATGGCACAGGTAATCGCCGACCAAAGGGACATACCGAGAGCGATCGCACTTTGGGAGCAATCCTTGGAAATATTTGAGCAGATTGGCGATGTCAAAGGTAAAGCCGCTACCCTCAACAACATGGCACAGGTATTCGCCCAACAAGGGGACATCCCAAAAGCGATCGCACTCTGGGAGCAATCCTTGGAAATAAAGGAGCAGATTGGCGATGTCAAAGGGAAAGCTGCTACCCTCAACAACATGGCACTGGTATTCGCCGACCAAGGGGACATCCCAAAAGCGATCGCACTCTGGGAGCAATCCTTGGAAATAAAGGAGCAGATTGGCGATGTCAAAGGTAAAGCTGCTACCCTCAACAACATGGCAGGGATATTCGCCCAACAAGGGGACATACCGAGAGCGATCGCACTCTGGGAGCAAGACTTGGAAATATCTGAGCAGATTGACGATGTCAAAGGTAAAGCCGCTACCCTCAACAACATAGCAGGGGTATTCGCCCAACAAGGGGATATACCGAAAGCGATCGCACTCTACGAGCAATCCTTGGAAATATCTGAGCAGATTGGCGATGTCAAAGGTAAAGCCACTACCCTCAACAACATGGCACAGGTAATCGCCGACCAAGGGGACATACCGAGAGCGATCGCACTCTACGAGCAATCCTTGGAAATATCTGAGCAGATTGGCGATGTCAAAGGTAAAGCCGCTACCCTCAACAACATGGCAGGGGTATTCGCCCAACAAGGGGACATACCGAGAGCGATCATACTTTTAGAGGAAGTTGTTTCCACACTTGCACAAATAAGTGCTTATAGTGATTTGGTAACAGTTCTGGGTAATTTAGGCGTAGCAGATGAAAGTAACGGTTTAGTTTACCTAGCTCAAGCAATCTGGTTGACGCTGAGAATTAAAGCACCTTTAGGAAAAACCATTAGACTTATCCGTGCTTTATATAATAGAGTTCCTCAAGGCGATGAACTAGAAGCTGTGCTAGGAGCAACGGCAATGTTCTTTTGCAGCCGCCGAGGTGAAGGTCATCCCCAGTTAGAGGAACTTCAGGAGGATAGTTTCAAAATTATATTAGGTGCGGCAAGTGCCCAAGGAATTGAAACACAGGAAGCTTTCGATACTTGGTTTACCCAGCAACTTGATCCAGAATATTTTCTCCCTCGACTCAATCAACGCCTAGAAGAAATAGTCGGCGATGGGTGGTTGTTTGACCGCAGTCAAGTTTCAATGGGCGGATAA
- a CDS encoding Uma2 family endonuclease, producing the protein MDTVITPQKIELPPGAVLKLLGNWQDYQVLSQQLGDRSSPRIKYRLGEILLMAPLPEHGRDASLLALIVIAILDHLNRIYESFTPITMSLPEISGIEPDFCFYIENCRAVVGKKRIDWESDPPPDLAIEIDVTSYTDINDFLPYRVPEVWILKSNRLLIYRLQGESYVLTESSYFPNVRELVQQCLQMANEQTTSEVIRWLKNFLRGQQ; encoded by the coding sequence ATGGATACCGTAATTACACCACAAAAAATTGAGTTACCACCTGGCGCGGTGTTGAAACTTTTGGGAAACTGGCAAGACTATCAAGTATTGAGTCAGCAACTAGGCGATCGCTCCTCGCCTCGCATAAAATATCGCCTGGGAGAAATTTTACTGATGGCACCGCTACCAGAGCATGGAAGAGATGCGAGTTTGCTGGCATTGATAGTAATAGCTATACTTGACCACTTAAACCGCATATACGAGTCATTTACGCCCATTACCATGAGTTTGCCAGAAATTAGTGGTATTGAGCCAGACTTTTGCTTTTACATTGAAAATTGCAGAGCCGTAGTAGGCAAAAAAAGGATTGATTGGGAGTCAGATCCACCACCAGATTTAGCAATTGAAATAGATGTCACAAGCTACACCGACATTAACGATTTTTTGCCATATCGAGTGCCAGAAGTTTGGATATTAAAGAGTAATCGGTTATTAATTTATCGATTGCAGGGAGAAAGTTATGTGCTTACAGAAAGCAGCTACTTTCCTAACGTCAGAGAACTTGTGCAGCAATGTCTCCAAATGGCCAATGAGCAAACAACAAGTGAAGTCATTAGGTGGTTAAAGAACTTTTTGCGTGGACAACAGTAG
- a CDS encoding glycine betaine ABC transporter substrate-binding protein, which translates to MKRFFTLCCLTFTLLLLITSCTPNVNSNNGGNIIVASKDFTEQDILGELLAQQIEATTNLKVARRPRLGGSFVCHSAITAGKIDAYIEYTGTAFTAILKQKTVNDPKEVYERLKQAYSQQFKLEVMPSLGFENTFAMIVRGEDAKRYNIQTLSEATQYTPQWRGGFGYEFLEREDGFPGLAKTYNLRFAKSPQIMDLGLIYRALIQKQVDMVAGNSTDGQISRLGLVVLKDDKHYFPPYETVPIVRQEILKKYPELKTAIASLAGKISADEMRQLNYLVEGELRDVKDVVQEFRKLKGLK; encoded by the coding sequence ATGAAAAGATTTTTCACACTTTGCTGTTTAACTTTTACTTTGTTACTGCTAATCACTAGCTGCACACCAAATGTAAATAGTAATAACGGTGGTAATATAATTGTTGCTTCCAAAGATTTTACCGAACAAGATATTTTAGGTGAACTATTAGCACAGCAAATCGAGGCGACAACTAATTTAAAAGTAGCTCGTCGCCCTCGTTTGGGTGGTTCATTTGTTTGTCATAGCGCGATTACTGCTGGTAAAATTGATGCTTATATTGAGTATACAGGCACAGCTTTTACTGCAATTTTAAAGCAGAAGACAGTTAACGATCCGAAAGAAGTTTATGAAAGATTAAAACAAGCATACTCTCAGCAATTTAAGCTGGAGGTAATGCCAAGCTTGGGTTTTGAAAATACTTTTGCGATGATTGTTCGGGGTGAGGATGCCAAACGCTACAACATTCAAACTCTCTCGGAAGCTACTCAATATACACCACAGTGGCGTGGCGGTTTCGGCTACGAGTTTTTAGAACGGGAAGATGGTTTTCCAGGATTAGCTAAAACTTACAATTTACGTTTTGCTAAATCTCCCCAAATTATGGACTTGGGTTTAATATATCGCGCTTTGATTCAAAAACAAGTGGATATGGTAGCGGGTAATTCCACTGACGGACAGATTTCTCGCTTGGGTTTAGTTGTACTCAAAGATGATAAACATTATTTTCCACCTTACGAAACTGTGCCAATTGTTCGACAAGAAATATTAAAAAAGTATCCTGAATTAAAAACAGCGATCGCTTCCCTAGCTGGAAAGATTTCAGCAGATGAAATGCGGCAGTTAAACTATTTAGTTGAGGGGGAATTACGGGATGTTAAAGATGTTGTCCAAGAGTTTCGCAAATTGAAGGGATTAAAATAA
- a CDS encoding ABC transporter permease: protein MKNFFLVKYAPEILQHTLEHLFLVGIAIGIAILIGIPLGILITRKTYLRQPILGIANVLQTIPSLALFGLLIPVPIIGGIGAVPAIVALTVYSLLPIIRNTYTGITSVDPAIREAGRGMGMTDRQLLLQVEIPLAMGIILAGVRVATVIAIGIATIAAAIGAGGLGVFIFRGISVVNDQLILAGAVPAAVIALLADFAIGWLENKLKIKN, encoded by the coding sequence ATGAAAAATTTCTTCCTGGTTAAGTATGCCCCAGAAATTCTTCAGCATACTCTCGAACATCTATTTTTAGTAGGAATCGCTATCGGAATTGCCATACTTATAGGCATTCCCTTAGGTATTTTAATTACACGCAAAACTTATCTCCGCCAACCAATTCTCGGCATAGCAAATGTTCTCCAAACTATTCCTAGTTTGGCACTTTTTGGTTTACTCATTCCTGTTCCCATAATTGGCGGAATTGGCGCAGTACCAGCAATTGTTGCCCTGACTGTATATTCCTTGCTGCCGATAATTCGTAACACTTACACAGGTATTACTAGCGTCGATCCAGCGATTCGAGAAGCTGGCAGAGGCATGGGGATGACAGATAGACAATTGTTATTACAAGTTGAAATTCCCTTGGCAATGGGAATAATTTTGGCAGGAGTGCGAGTAGCAACAGTAATTGCCATAGGTATTGCAACTATTGCAGCAGCGATTGGTGCTGGTGGTTTGGGAGTATTTATTTTTCGTGGCATATCTGTAGTTAACGATCAGTTAATTTTAGCTGGTGCAGTTCCGGCGGCAGTAATTGCATTACTGGCTGACTTTGCAATTGGCTGGTTGGAGAATAAATTAAAAATTAAAAATTAA
- a CDS encoding ATP-binding cassette domain-containing protein has translation MPQNNQTAVEFRDVTFSRNHRPLVSNLNFTIRQGEALVLLGRSGSGKTTTMKLINRLFIPTQGEVLFDGIPTTQWDEIKLRRKIGYVIQEIGLFPHFTVERNVGLVPSLEGWQPKQIKTRVYELLQLVGLEPAQFAGRYPHELSGGQRQRVGVARALAADPPVLLMDEPFGALDPITRLELQQEFRHLQQELGKTVVFVTHDIQEALVLASRIGLMYGGELVVLGTTDEFMRSQHPESLAFLQCLHSLQDTL, from the coding sequence ATGCCGCAAAATAACCAAACCGCCGTCGAATTCCGCGATGTCACTTTTAGCCGCAATCATCGCCCATTGGTGTCAAATCTCAACTTCACCATCCGTCAAGGAGAAGCACTGGTATTACTTGGGCGCAGTGGTAGCGGCAAAACCACGACAATGAAGTTAATTAATCGCCTATTTATACCCACACAAGGCGAAGTTTTATTTGATGGCATTCCCACAACTCAATGGGATGAAATTAAACTACGGCGAAAAATTGGTTACGTCATTCAAGAAATTGGTTTATTTCCTCATTTCACTGTAGAACGCAATGTGGGTTTAGTTCCTTCTTTAGAAGGTTGGCAACCAAAACAAATTAAAACGCGGGTTTATGAATTGTTGCAATTAGTAGGCTTAGAACCAGCACAATTCGCCGGACGTTACCCGCACGAACTTTCGGGAGGACAAAGGCAAAGAGTCGGTGTAGCCAGGGCTTTAGCAGCAGATCCGCCAGTGTTGCTGATGGATGAACCTTTTGGGGCACTCGATCCGATTACGCGGCTAGAACTTCAACAAGAGTTTCGGCATTTGCAGCAAGAATTAGGCAAGACAGTTGTTTTCGTCACCCATGATATTCAAGAAGCCTTAGTTTTGGCATCCAGAATTGGTTTAATGTATGGCGGAGAATTGGTAGTATTGGGGACGACAGATGAATTTATGCGATCGCAACATCCAGAAAGTCTCGCCTTTCTCCAATGTCTGCATTCCCTGCAAGATACTTTATGA
- a CDS encoding DUF4288 domain-containing protein, with the protein MAYIPKNATWYIAELVIECNVEGNPHNVIHVNIVLVRASSPEEAFEKAEELGYESNDTYLNPKNQTVTFTYRGLRDLNVIHDELEHGAELMFEEKIGICESKLQQMLTPKSQLAIFRPLEPIDPSKPDYSSKEIMNEVAKRMGGDVG; encoded by the coding sequence ATGGCATACATTCCCAAAAACGCAACGTGGTATATTGCTGAATTGGTGATCGAGTGTAACGTTGAGGGAAATCCACACAATGTTATTCATGTAAATATTGTTCTTGTCCGCGCTTCTTCACCAGAAGAAGCTTTTGAGAAAGCCGAAGAACTTGGTTATGAGAGTAACGACACATATCTCAATCCCAAAAATCAAACTGTAACTTTTACTTACAGAGGCTTACGGGATCTCAATGTTATTCATGATGAATTAGAACATGGTGCTGAACTGATGTTTGAGGAAAAAATTGGTATCTGTGAAAGCAAGTTACAACAAATGTTGACTCCAAAATCTCAGTTAGCTATTTTTCGTCCGTTAGAACCAATAGATCCATCAAAGCCAGACTATAGCAGTAAAGAAATTATGAATGAAGTAGCAAAAAGAATGGGTGGCGACGTGGGTTAA
- a CDS encoding ABC transporter permease, which produces MNNLNFFSDYLTATLRLTVSLAFAALGGLYSERSGVLNIALEGMLLTGAFTSAAATFYTGNPWLGILASLIAGGLIGLLHAVLCVTLRVDQLVSGLAINLVAAGLTSFLARLVFSGSSTQQLPGIGTIMIPGLTNIPLIGPLLFQSDFLVYLLFVIVILTTYLLFKTSFGLTLRAVGESPKAADTAGISVAFVRYIAVVISGCLASLGGAYLTLVQVRFFAEGMSAGKGFIAIAALIFGRWHPIGSALACLLFGATEALQLRIQALGVNIPYQFLVMLPYAIALLALVGKLGKSTPPKALGTPYFGGDRHSD; this is translated from the coding sequence ATGAATAATCTCAACTTCTTCTCCGATTACTTAACAGCTACCTTACGTCTAACCGTCTCCTTAGCATTTGCAGCCCTTGGAGGATTGTACTCGGAACGTTCGGGGGTGTTAAATATCGCCTTAGAAGGAATGTTACTTACAGGTGCTTTTACTAGCGCTGCTGCCACTTTCTACACAGGTAATCCCTGGCTTGGTATCCTCGCTTCCTTAATTGCAGGTGGATTAATCGGACTACTCCATGCTGTTTTGTGTGTAACTTTGCGTGTCGATCAATTGGTATCTGGGCTAGCAATTAATCTCGTCGCAGCTGGATTAACATCGTTTTTAGCCCGGTTGGTGTTTAGTGGTAGTAGTACACAGCAATTACCTGGAATTGGGACAATTATGATTCCTGGTTTAACCAATATTCCCCTAATCGGGCCGCTACTATTTCAGTCAGATTTTTTAGTATATTTATTATTTGTCATAGTTATTTTAACTACATACCTTTTATTTAAAACTAGCTTTGGGTTGACATTGCGGGCAGTGGGTGAATCTCCGAAAGCTGCTGACACGGCTGGAATTTCAGTAGCATTTGTCCGTTATATCGCAGTGGTGATTAGTGGCTGCCTTGCGAGTTTAGGAGGTGCTTATTTAACATTGGTACAGGTAAGATTTTTTGCCGAAGGGATGAGTGCTGGTAAAGGATTTATTGCGATCGCAGCATTAATTTTTGGCAGATGGCATCCCATAGGTAGTGCTTTAGCTTGTTTGCTATTTGGGGCTACAGAAGCTTTACAACTGCGAATTCAGGCATTAGGGGTAAATATACCTTACCAATTTTTAGTCATGCTACCTTATGCGATCGCATTATTGGCATTAGTCGGTAAGTTGGGGAAATCTACACCCCCAAAAGCTTTAGGTACTCCTTACTTTGGAGGCGATCGCCACTCAGATTAA
- a CDS encoding ABC transporter permease: protein MLTLINRLLPLLSPLIAIASALIVGAILMLIAGANPITAYSILFQESLSTYFGFGNTLTKMTPLLFASLGVLVALRAGQFNIGGEGQIYLGALGSTLIGLYVQGLPAVIHIPLALLAGFFFGAVWGWIPGYLKAMRGVNEVITTLLFNYIAVNLVSYLVQNPLMAIGAPSPYSPLIAKTSRLPIILPQSLAHAGILFGLIAAGILWILLVRSPLGYQITAVGFNPIAARYAHISVERTIMLVMAAAGGLAGLAGSCEVMGLKYRLFEQVSPGYGFDAIAIAFLSRGSVIGVVLTSLFFAALRSGANVMQRSAGVPVTVVYAIQGFMVLFIAISLAVEREITQRGAKV, encoded by the coding sequence GTGCTGACACTAATTAATCGATTGCTACCCCTACTATCACCGCTCATTGCGATCGCCTCCGCTCTCATCGTCGGTGCTATCCTCATGCTAATTGCTGGGGCAAATCCCATCACTGCATACAGCATCTTATTTCAAGAATCTCTTTCTACCTACTTTGGATTTGGTAACACACTCACCAAAATGACACCGCTATTGTTCGCTAGTTTAGGCGTGTTAGTGGCGTTGCGGGCTGGGCAATTTAATATCGGTGGAGAAGGACAAATTTATCTGGGTGCGTTGGGAAGTACTTTAATTGGGCTATACGTGCAAGGATTACCTGCGGTGATTCATATCCCTCTAGCACTTTTGGCAGGATTTTTCTTTGGTGCAGTTTGGGGTTGGATTCCTGGTTATCTCAAAGCCATGCGCGGAGTAAATGAGGTAATTACTACATTATTGTTCAACTATATCGCCGTCAATTTAGTTAGCTACCTCGTCCAAAATCCATTAATGGCAATAGGTGCGCCTAGTCCTTATTCGCCATTAATTGCTAAAACATCCCGTTTGCCGATTATATTACCGCAAAGCCTCGCCCATGCTGGGATTTTATTCGGTTTAATTGCCGCAGGTATTTTATGGATATTGTTAGTGCGATCGCCTCTAGGTTATCAAATTACAGCAGTCGGATTTAACCCCATTGCTGCCCGTTATGCCCACATATCTGTTGAACGTACCATTATGCTGGTGATGGCTGCTGCGGGTGGTTTAGCTGGGTTAGCTGGAAGTTGTGAGGTGATGGGGTTGAAATATCGGCTATTTGAACAAGTTTCCCCAGGTTATGGATTTGATGCCATTGCGATCGCTTTTTTAAGTCGTGGTAGTGTTATCGGTGTAGTCTTAACTTCTTTGTTTTTTGCAGCGCTTCGCAGTGGTGCAAATGTGATGCAGCGTAGTGCAGGTGTGCCAGTAACAGTAGTTTACGCGATTCAAGGGTTTATGGTGTTATTTATTGCTATCAGTCTCGCAGTGGAAAGAGAAATAACGCAAAGGGGCGCGAAGGTTTAA
- a CDS encoding Uma2 family endonuclease encodes MTQALPKTKLVTFKEFVQWKPDGGRYELHDGVIVEMTQPLGDHEEITGFLATKIPIEYDRLKLPYFIPKTALVKPPENESGYSPDVLIINRSNLVNEPLWKKESTVTQAASIPLVIEVVSTNWRTDYYTKRGMYEEVGILEYWIVDYLALAGKSFIGNSKEPTISIYSLVEGEYQVRQFRGSDRIISPTFPELNLTAEQIFQAGNTTT; translated from the coding sequence ATGACTCAAGCTTTACCTAAAACCAAGCTAGTAACCTTTAAAGAATTTGTACAGTGGAAACCTGACGGGGGGCGATATGAACTGCATGATGGAGTAATTGTAGAAATGACACAACCATTAGGCGATCATGAAGAGATCACAGGATTTTTAGCTACAAAAATTCCAATCGAATACGATCGGCTTAAACTTCCTTACTTCATACCAAAAACAGCACTCGTAAAACCACCTGAAAATGAATCCGGTTATTCTCCAGATGTATTAATAATCAATCGCTCCAATCTGGTAAATGAACCTTTGTGGAAAAAGGAATCTACTGTTACTCAGGCAGCATCAATTCCTTTGGTGATTGAGGTAGTTAGTACCAATTGGCGTACTGACTATTACACTAAACGTGGTATGTATGAAGAAGTTGGTATTCTAGAGTATTGGATTGTAGATTACCTAGCTCTGGCAGGCAAATCGTTCATTGGCAATTCCAAAGAGCCTACAATATCGATTTATTCACTAGTTGAGGGCGAATACCAAGTCAGACAGTTCCGTGGGAGCGATCGCATTATCTCACCTACTTTCCCGGAATTGAATTTAACCGCCGAGCAGATTTTTCAAGCTGGAAACACTACTACATAA